One genomic region from Rosa rugosa chromosome 1, drRosRugo1.1, whole genome shotgun sequence encodes:
- the LOC133719340 gene encoding uncharacterized protein LOC133719340 isoform X1 has protein sequence MGFEVNGDGKMLGLLRVNPRHKRSKSFPDKKRVQEDDLDSSHEASDRVKLDSAQFKGRVTTKKKQSPTMEVHNSLKQEILQLENRLQNQFQVRHALENALGYKSSIHNNTVNTNETAIPKPATELIKEIAVLELEVGHLEQYLLSLYRKAFDGQLSCVSPCKKDEKLNSPVTTPRSNLLKVFEPVMALKREDLAVQSGSQSLLNSWKEYVGEEERPLDSSVNRCHSSLSQHSAFVTRTSPPEESLAKALRACHSQPLSMMEYAQNTSSNIISLAEHLGTRISDHIQETPNRLSEDMIKYMSTIYCKLAEPPSTQNGLSSPNSSLSSTSAFSPHEQSEMWSPQFKNNLSFDVRLDNPFLVEGLKEFSGPYSTMVEVPWIYRDTKKLGDIEHLLQHFRSLISRLEEVDPRKLNNDEKLAFWINVHNTLVMHAYLAYGVPQNNVKRVYLLLKAAYNIGGHTISADTMQSSILGCRMSRPGQWLRLLLTPRNKFKTGDERQAYAIDHPEPLLHFALCSGSHSDPAVRVYTPKRLSQELEAAKEEYVRATFGVRKDHKILLPKIVESFAKSSDLCPGGVLEMIQRSLPESLRKSVKKCQQAGKSRKSIIEWIPHNFTFRYLISKELVK, from the exons CTTTCCTGATAAGAAAAGAGTGCAGGAAGATGACTTGGATAGTTCTCATGAAGCATCAGACCGTGTAAAGCTG GATTCGGCACAGTTCAAGGGCCGTGTTACAACCAAGAAGAAACAATCTCCCACCATGGAAGTTCACAATTCTTTGAAACAAGAG ATTCTACAGCTTGAAAATAGATTACAAAATCAATTTCAGGTCCGCCATGCTTTAGAGAATGCATTGGGTTATAAGTCTTCCATCCATAACAATACTGTCAACACAAATGAAACTGCAATTCCTAAG CCAGCTACAGAATTGATTAAGGAGATTGCAGTGTTAGAATTGGAAGTTGGGCATTTGGAACAGTATCTTCTCTCCTTGTACCGGAAAGCATTTGATGGACAATTGTCCTGTGTTTCCCCATGCAAAAAGGATGAAAAACTAAACTCACCTGTAACAACCCCAAGAAGCAACTTGCTGAAAGTTTTTGAACCTGTCATGGCATTGAAGAGGGAAGATTTAGCAGTTCAATCTGGTAGTCAGTCGCTTTTAAATTCATGGAAGGAATATGTTGGAGAAGAAGAGAGGCCATTAGATTCTAGTGTTAACCGTTGCCACTCCTCACTTTCGCAACATTCTGCATTCGTAACTAGAACCTCTCCTCCAGAAGAGTCATTGGCGAAAGCTTTGCGTGCCTGTCATTCTCAACCATTGTCCATGATGGAG TATGCTCAGAATACTTCATCAAATATAATTAGTCTGGCAGAGCATCTCGGTACACGCATTTCCGATCATATTCAAGAGACGCCTAACAGGCTTTCGGAGGACATGATCAAGTACATGTCCACCATATATTGCAAGCTTGCGGAACCCCCCTCGACACAGAATGGACTTTCATCTCCCAATTCATCTCTGTCATCAACGAGTGCCTTTTCTCCACACGAACAGAGTGAAATGTGGAGTCCGCAGTTCAAAAATAATTTATCTTTTGATGTACGATTGGATAATCCGTTTCTGGTGGAAGGACTTAAGGAATTTAGTGGGCCATACAGCACAATGGTTGAAGTGCCATGGATATATAGAGATACTAAAAAATTAGGTGATATTGAACACTTGCTACAACATTTCAG GTCACTTATCAGTCGTTTAGAGGAAGTAGATCCTAGAAAGTTGAATAATGATGAGAAATTAGCGTTCTGGATTAATGTACACAATACTTTGGTCATGCAT GCATATTTGGCTTATGGGGTTCCACAGAACAATGTAAAGAGGGTATATTTACTTTTGAAG GCTGCATATAACATAGGTGGCCACACAATCAGCGCAGATACAATGCAGAGCTCTATTCTTGGATGCCGAATGTCTCGTCCAGGACAG TGGCTCCGCTTGTTACTTACTCCGAGGAACAAGTTCAAGACTGGAGATGAACGCCAGGCCTATGCAATTGACCATCCAGAACCCCTTCTACATTTTGCACTTTGTTCAGGAAGCCATTCTGATCCTGCG GTTCGTGTATACACACCAAAGAGATTATCTCAGGAGCTGGAAGCTGCAAAAGAGGAGTATGTTCGAGCTACCTTTGGTGTGCGCAAGGACCACAAAATTCTTCTGCCAAAGATTGTCGAATCATTTGCAAAGAGCTCAGATTTGTGTCCTGGCGGTGTTTTGGAGATGATACAACGGTCATTGCCTGAATCTCTGAGGAAGAGTGTTAAGAAATGCCAGCAGGCTGGGAAATCACGGAAGAGCATAATCGAGTGGATTCCTCACAATTTCACTTTCCGGTATCTAATTTCTAAAGAGCTTGTGAAGTGA
- the LOC133719377 gene encoding STS14 protein-like → MGQHALSVPLLAVALAICYTLISASAAEAPLSAAATEYLQAHNQARAAVGVPPLKWSESLANATSRLVRYQRDKMGCNFANLTSGKYGGNQLWASGQVVTPTMVVDTWVKEKEFYNHTDNTCLPNHHCGVYTQVVWRKSLELGCAQATCTKDQSSLSICFYNPPGNYVGESPY, encoded by the coding sequence ATGGGCCAGCATGCGTTGTCTGTACCACTACTAGCAGTGGCTCTAGCCATATGCTACACCCTCATCTCAGCCTCCGCCGCAGAAGCCCCTCTCTCCGCCGCAGCCACCGAGTACCTTCAAGCCCACAACCAAGCCAGAGCCGCCGTCGGCGTCCCACCTCTGAAATGGAGCGAGTCACTTGCCAACGCCACGAGTCGACTCGTCAGGTACCAAAGAGACAAGATGGGGTGCAACTTCGCCAACCTCACCAGCGGCAAGTACGGCGGGAACCAGCTCTGGGCGAGCGGCCAGGTCGTGACGCCGACCATGGTGGTGGACACGTGGGTGAAGGAGAAGGAGTTCTACAACCACACCGACAACACGTGCTTGCCCAACCACCACTGCGGCGTCTACACGCAGGTGGTGTGGCGGAAGTCGCTGGAGTTGGGTTGCGCGCAGGCCACGTGTACCAAGGACCAGAGCAGCTTGAGCATTTGCTTTTACAATCCTCCTGGGAATTATGTAGGGGAGAGTCCGTACTAG
- the LOC133719340 gene encoding uncharacterized protein LOC133719340 isoform X2 has protein sequence MEVHNSLKQEILQLENRLQNQFQVRHALENALGYKSSIHNNTVNTNETAIPKPATELIKEIAVLELEVGHLEQYLLSLYRKAFDGQLSCVSPCKKDEKLNSPVTTPRSNLLKVFEPVMALKREDLAVQSGSQSLLNSWKEYVGEEERPLDSSVNRCHSSLSQHSAFVTRTSPPEESLAKALRACHSQPLSMMEYAQNTSSNIISLAEHLGTRISDHIQETPNRLSEDMIKYMSTIYCKLAEPPSTQNGLSSPNSSLSSTSAFSPHEQSEMWSPQFKNNLSFDVRLDNPFLVEGLKEFSGPYSTMVEVPWIYRDTKKLGDIEHLLQHFRSLISRLEEVDPRKLNNDEKLAFWINVHNTLVMHAYLAYGVPQNNVKRVYLLLKAAYNIGGHTISADTMQSSILGCRMSRPGQWLRLLLTPRNKFKTGDERQAYAIDHPEPLLHFALCSGSHSDPAVRVYTPKRLSQELEAAKEEYVRATFGVRKDHKILLPKIVESFAKSSDLCPGGVLEMIQRSLPESLRKSVKKCQQAGKSRKSIIEWIPHNFTFRYLISKELVK, from the exons ATGGAAGTTCACAATTCTTTGAAACAAGAG ATTCTACAGCTTGAAAATAGATTACAAAATCAATTTCAGGTCCGCCATGCTTTAGAGAATGCATTGGGTTATAAGTCTTCCATCCATAACAATACTGTCAACACAAATGAAACTGCAATTCCTAAG CCAGCTACAGAATTGATTAAGGAGATTGCAGTGTTAGAATTGGAAGTTGGGCATTTGGAACAGTATCTTCTCTCCTTGTACCGGAAAGCATTTGATGGACAATTGTCCTGTGTTTCCCCATGCAAAAAGGATGAAAAACTAAACTCACCTGTAACAACCCCAAGAAGCAACTTGCTGAAAGTTTTTGAACCTGTCATGGCATTGAAGAGGGAAGATTTAGCAGTTCAATCTGGTAGTCAGTCGCTTTTAAATTCATGGAAGGAATATGTTGGAGAAGAAGAGAGGCCATTAGATTCTAGTGTTAACCGTTGCCACTCCTCACTTTCGCAACATTCTGCATTCGTAACTAGAACCTCTCCTCCAGAAGAGTCATTGGCGAAAGCTTTGCGTGCCTGTCATTCTCAACCATTGTCCATGATGGAG TATGCTCAGAATACTTCATCAAATATAATTAGTCTGGCAGAGCATCTCGGTACACGCATTTCCGATCATATTCAAGAGACGCCTAACAGGCTTTCGGAGGACATGATCAAGTACATGTCCACCATATATTGCAAGCTTGCGGAACCCCCCTCGACACAGAATGGACTTTCATCTCCCAATTCATCTCTGTCATCAACGAGTGCCTTTTCTCCACACGAACAGAGTGAAATGTGGAGTCCGCAGTTCAAAAATAATTTATCTTTTGATGTACGATTGGATAATCCGTTTCTGGTGGAAGGACTTAAGGAATTTAGTGGGCCATACAGCACAATGGTTGAAGTGCCATGGATATATAGAGATACTAAAAAATTAGGTGATATTGAACACTTGCTACAACATTTCAG GTCACTTATCAGTCGTTTAGAGGAAGTAGATCCTAGAAAGTTGAATAATGATGAGAAATTAGCGTTCTGGATTAATGTACACAATACTTTGGTCATGCAT GCATATTTGGCTTATGGGGTTCCACAGAACAATGTAAAGAGGGTATATTTACTTTTGAAG GCTGCATATAACATAGGTGGCCACACAATCAGCGCAGATACAATGCAGAGCTCTATTCTTGGATGCCGAATGTCTCGTCCAGGACAG TGGCTCCGCTTGTTACTTACTCCGAGGAACAAGTTCAAGACTGGAGATGAACGCCAGGCCTATGCAATTGACCATCCAGAACCCCTTCTACATTTTGCACTTTGTTCAGGAAGCCATTCTGATCCTGCG GTTCGTGTATACACACCAAAGAGATTATCTCAGGAGCTGGAAGCTGCAAAAGAGGAGTATGTTCGAGCTACCTTTGGTGTGCGCAAGGACCACAAAATTCTTCTGCCAAAGATTGTCGAATCATTTGCAAAGAGCTCAGATTTGTGTCCTGGCGGTGTTTTGGAGATGATACAACGGTCATTGCCTGAATCTCTGAGGAAGAGTGTTAAGAAATGCCAGCAGGCTGGGAAATCACGGAAGAGCATAATCGAGTGGATTCCTCACAATTTCACTTTCCGGTATCTAATTTCTAAAGAGCTTGTGAAGTGA